In Mytilus edulis chromosome 7, xbMytEdul2.2, whole genome shotgun sequence, a single genomic region encodes these proteins:
- the LOC139483024 gene encoding toll-like receptor 4: protein MNFTLLQLVLLRYIYHVMTADERQERCDFLKNCTCRQNQVTLLYYVDCSRLEIREIPKLPNNIEELSFKDNKIQVISDQAFSDLTNLLKMDLSSNQIYEFSNTSLIGLKNLRSLNLQNNKLDASMAHLNIHVLKPLENLTNLNTKHNLFGNFQANLTLLVSLRSLEMDFISNDTGMISESFYSMKTLRELDLSGLTGNCSVRSLTNESFKYIPQIENLSLSGCRIKYIHKGTFQQLKHISVLDISNNTCLKFEVLENVTHDLQFSAIKVLKFNKIHKVFDMNTMLRISQIKYLTNTSIQEIHGDSNRLQQIEIGAVLFMPKTLDYVSARDNQFSYGPYLWDMLHIPLKTFSVHICSHFIEKMNNLKNVVMILYVRKNPSQNQRLFWHLIRNVDLSRNLLTSWIGPIYNVKSLKHLDLSSNFCSNVSHYFFSEDFGSLEELHLQNNILGLVLPYDYKGEVLQNLHNLKTINLSQNKIQRLSKDFFKSQLKIERIDLSENTFESIDIDKGHLKSLKYLNLKNNRISYLSVSAKLQLNSIGILNKIFTIDLSQNNFLCTCETINFVQWLVTTTVRLTGKKNYTCQLSDLTLVSLENIDKLYDTLSKDCMSKIPLIVALVASVSSVLIIICSGLIYRYRWKLRYAYYMIKIRSHKKMVLVENDDDKSYMYGAFVSYADEDSTFAHKQLLTKLEKENGIILCLHKRNFLPGNDIATNITSAIHNSRRTIIIMSRNFLRSYWCMFEYNMARMESIYERGHENVLFLIFIDQIASKELPLHILELVQSQSYIEYPNDEYGDTVFWDQITQVLTS, encoded by the exons ATGAATTTCACGTTGCTTCAACTGGTTCTACTTCGATATATATACCATGTAATGACAGCAGATGAAAGACAGGAACGTTGTGATTTCCTCAAAAATTGTACATGTCGACAAAACCAAGTCACACTGCTGTATTATGTCGATTGTTCTAGATTGGAGATTAGAGAGATTCCTAAACTTCCAAATAACATCGAAGAACTTTCGTTCAAGGACAACAAAATACAAGTTATTTCTGACCAGGCGTTTTCTGACTTGACCAACCTACTGAAAATGGATCTTTCTAGCAATCAGATTTACGAATTTAGTAATACATCTTTGATAGGATTAAAAAATTTGCGCAGTCTGAATTTACAGAACAATAAACTGGATGCAAGTATGGCACACTTGAACATACACGTATTGAAACCGTTAGAGAACTTGACAAATCTAAATACAAAACACAATTTATTTGGAAACTTTCAAGCAAATTTGACATTACTGGTTTCTCTTCGATCGCTTGAAAtggattttatttcaaatgataCAGGCATGATAAGTGAATCGTTTTATTCTATGAAAACATTACGGGAACTAGACTTGTCAGGATTAACGGGAAACTGCTCCGTTCGATCGTTAACAAATGAAAGTTTTAAGTACATTCCTCAAATTGAAAATTTGAGTCTTTCTGGTTGTCGTATTAAATATATTCACAAAGGTACATTCCAGCAACTTAAACACATTTCTGTTTTGGATATTTCAAATAACACCTGCTTAAAATTTGAAGTCTTGGAGAATGTAACACATGATCTCCAATTTTCTgcaatcaaagttttaaaattcaataaaatccaTAAGGTGTTTGACATGAATACAATGCTTAGAATATCTCAGATAAAGTATTTGACTAATACGTCGATTCAAGAAATTCATGGGGACAGTAACCGATTGCAGCAAATCGAAATCGGAGCTGTCTTGTTTATGCCTAAAACACTTGACTACGTGTCAGCAAGGGATAACCAGTTTTCATACGGTCCTTACTTATGGGATATGCTTCACATTCCCCTAAAAACGTTTAGTGTTCACATATGTTCACATTTCATAGAGAAGATGAACAACCTCAAAAATGTAGTTATGATATTATATGTAAGAAAGAACCCGTCACAGAATCAGAGAT TGTTTTGGCATTTAATTCGGAATGTTGATCTTAGCAGGAACTTGCTCACATCATGGATCGGACCAATTTACAATGTCAAAAGTCTTAAACATCTCGACTTGTCATCAAACTTTTGTTCAAATGTGTCCCATTATTTCTTCAGTGAAGATTTCGGTAGCTTGGAAGAAttacatttacaaaataatattttaggACTTGTACTACCGTATGATTATAAAGGCGAAgtattacaaaatttacataatttgaaaacaatcaatttatctcaaaataaaatacaaagattaTCAAAAGATTTTTTCAAGTCTCAGTTAAAAATTGAAAGGATTGATCTAAGCGAAAATACTTTTGAAAGTATTGATATTGATAAAGGTCATTTGAAAAGCCTGAAATATctcaatttgaaaaataatcgCATTTCGTATTTATCTGTTTCGGCAAAACTACAACTAAATTCTATTggcattttaaacaaaattttcacAATTGATCTTAGTcaaaataattttctttgtaCTTGTGAAACAATTAACTTTGTGCAATGGTTAGTTACGACAACTGTCAGGCTTACAGGAAAGAAGAATTACACATGTCAACTTTCAGACTTAACATTAGTGTCTCTAGAAAATATTGATAAACTTTACGATACACTGTCAAAGGATTGCATGTCAAAAATTCCTCTTATCGTTGCACTTGTAGCGTCAGTATCTTCTGTTTTGATTATAATATGTAGTGGATTAATCTATCGATATCGATGGAAATTGCGATATGCGTATTACATGATAAAAATACGATCTCATAAAAAGATGGTCCTAGTTGAAAACGATGATGATAAATCGTATATGTATGGAGCCTTTGTATCTTATGCAGATGAGGATAGCACTTTTGCCCACAAGCAATTACTTACAAAACTAGAAAAAGAAAATGGAATCATTTTGTGTTTACATAAAAGGAATTTCCTACCAGGTAATGACATTGCCACTAACATTACTTCCGCTATACACAATAGTCGTAGAACAATTATAATCATGTCTCGAAATTTCCTGAGGTCATATTGGTGCATGTTTGAATATAATATGGCAAGGATGGAGAGCATCTACGAAAGAGGTCACGAAAACGtgctttttcttattttcatagaCCAGATAGCCTCTAAAGAACTGCCATTACACATCTTAGAACTAGTACAATCACAATCGTATATTGAATATCCTAACGATGAATATGGTGATACTGTTTTCTGGGACCAAATTACACAAGTTCTCACGTCCTGA
- the LOC139481051 gene encoding toll-like receptor 4 — MKFVVLQLFLYRFVYNVMSSDESHHRCNFLKESCICRKDQVTLLFAVDCSRLRIKEIPKLPNIIEELSFKENKIQVISDQAFYNLTNLLKLDLSNNEIYELKNLSFKGLTNLRSLNLQNNRLDASMANLNIHVLKPLENLISLNIKQNLFGNFQPNLTLLVSLRSLGMDFNSNDTGKINESFYSMKSLRELDLSGLTGNCSVRSLTNESFKYIPQIEHLSLSGCRIKHINKGTFQQLKNISTLNISNNTCLKFEVLENVTYDLQFSAIKVLKFNKIHKVFDMNTMLRTSQIKYLTNTSIKEMHGDSNRLQQIEIGALLFLPKTLDYVSARDNQFSYGPYLWDMLRISLKMFNISHMFTFHREDEHPEKCSYDIVCKKEPATESEMKYSMENSDQTFQATTLPIPHQLTSLNYSSCHLHYSILAYNLTKNNLRNVDLSNNLLTSWIGPIYNVKNLKYLDLSSNFCSNVSNFFFSKDFGRLEELYLQNNILGYSLPYDNKGNILQNLTHLKTINLSQNKIQRLSKDFFKFQLKIERIDLSENTFESIDFDIGHLKCLKYLNLKNNRISYLSASAILQLVYIGNLNHNFKIDLSQNDFLCTCETINFVQWLVSTTVKLIGMKSYTCQLSDLTLVPIENIDEFYDTLSKDCLSKISIIVALVASVSSVLIIICSGLIYRYRWKLRYAYYMIKIRSHKKMVLVENDDDKSYMYGAFVSYADEDGTFVHKQLLTKLEKEHGILLCLHKRNFLPGNDIATNITSAIHNSRKTIIIMSRNFLKSYWCMFEYNMARMESIYERSHENVLFLIFIDQMKSKELPLHILELVQSQSYIEYPNDEYGDTVFWDQITQVLSS; from the coding sequence ATGAAGTTTGTGGTGCTCCAGCTGTTTCTATATCGATTTGTATACAATGTAATGTCATCAGATGAAAGCCATCACCGTTGCAATTTCCTCAAAGAATCATGCATATGTCGTAAAGACCAAGTCACCCTTCTGTTTGCTGTCGATTGTTCGAGATTAAGGATAAAAGAGATTCCCAAACTTCCAAATATCATTGAAGAACTGTCGTTCAAGGAAAACAAAATACAAGTTATTTCTGACCAGGCGTTTTATAACTTGACTAACCTGCTGAAACTGGATCTCTCAAACAATGAGATTTACGAACTTAAAAACTTATCTTTTAAAGGATTAACAAATTTGCGCAGCCTGAATTTACAGAACAATAGACTGGATGCAAGTATGGCAAACTTGAACATACACGTATTGAAACCTTTAGAAAACTTGATAAgtctaaatataaaacaaaatttatttggaAACTTTCAACCAAATTTGACATTATTAGTTTCTCTTCGATCACTTGGAATGGATTTTAATTCAAATGATAcaggaaaaataaatgaatcgTTTTATTCGATGAAATCATTACGGGAACTAGACTTGTCTGGATTGACGGGGAATTGCTCCGTTCGATCGTTAACTAATGAAAGCTTTAAATACATTCCTCAAATTGAACATTTGAGTCTTTCTGGTTGTCGtataaaacatattaacaaaGGAACTTTCCAGCAACTAAAGAACATTTCTACGttgaatatttcaaataacaCCTGCTTAAAATTTGAAGTCTTAGAAAATGTGACATATGATCTGCAATTTTCTGCAATCAAAGtcttaaaattcaataaaatacatAAAGTTTTTGATATGAATACAATGCTCAGAACATCTCAAATAAAGTATTTGACAAATACATCGATTAAAGAAATGCATGGGGACAGTAACCGATTGCAGCAAATCGAGATCGGAGCTCTCTTGTTTCTGCCTAAAACACTTGACTACGTATCAGCCAGGGATAACCAGTTTTCATACGGTCCTTACTTATGGGATATGCTTCGAATTTCtctgaaaatgtttaatatttcacATATGTTCACATTTCATAGAGAAGACGAACATCCTGAAAAATGTAGTTATGATATTGTATGTAAGAAAGAACCCGCCACAGAATCAGAGATGAAATATAGTATGGAGAATAGTGATCAAACATTTCAAGCTACAACGCTGCCAATTCCACATCAACTTACATCACTGAATTATTCTTCTTGTCATTTACATTATAGTATATTAGCATACAATTTAACAAAGAATAATCTTCGAAATGTTGACCTAAGTAATAACTTGCTAACATCATGGATCGGACcaatttataatgttaaaaatcTCAAATACCTCGACTTGTCATCAAACTTTTGTTCAAAcgtgtcaaatttttttttcagtaaagatTTCGGTAGATTGGAAGAATTATATctacaaaataatatattaggATATTCACTACCGTATGATAATAAaggaaatatattacaaaatttgaCTCATTTGAAAACGATAAATTTAtctcaaaataaaatacaaagattaTCAAAAGATTTTTTCAAGTTTCAGTTAAAAATTGAAAGGATTGATCTAAGCGAAAATACCTTTGAAAGTATTGATTTTGATATTGGTCATTTAAAATGTCTGAAATATctcaatttgaaaaataatcgCATTTCGTATTTATCTGCTTCGGCAATACTACAACTAGTTTATATTGGTAATTTAAACCACAATTTCAAAATCGACCTTAGTCAGAATGATTTTCTTTGTACTTGTGAAACAATTAACTTTGTACAATGGTTAGTATCGACAACTGTCAAGCTTATAGGAATGAAGAGCTACACATGTCAACTCTCAGATTTAACATTAGTGCCTATAGAAAATATTGATGAATTTTACGATACACTCTCGAAAGACTGCTTGTCAAAAATTTCTATTATTGTTGCACTTGTAGCGTCAGTGTCTTCAGTTTTGATAATCATATGTAGTGGATTAATATATCGATATCGATGGAAATTGCGATATGCGTATTACATGATAAAAATACGATCTCATAAAAAGATGGTTCTAGTTGAAAACGATGATGATAAATCGTATATGTATGGAGCCTTTGTATCTTATGCAGATGAGGATGGCACATTCGTTCACAAACAATTACTAACAAAACTGGAAAAAGAACATGGAATCCTTTTGTGTTTACATAAAAGGAATTTTCTGCCTGGTAATGACATCGCCACTAACATTACTTCCGCTATACATAATAGTCGCAAAACAATTATAATCATGTCTCGAAATTTTCTGAAGTCGTATTGGTGCATGTTTGAATATAATATGGCAAGAATGGAGAGCATCTACGAAAGAAGTCACGAAAACGtgctttttcttattttcatagatCAGATGAAATCTAAAGAACTGCCATTACACATCTTAGAACTGGTACAATCACAATCGTATATTGAATATCCTAACGACGAATATGGTGATACTGTTTTCTGGGACCAGATTACACAAGTACTTAGTTCCTGA